In one Planctomycetota bacterium genomic region, the following are encoded:
- a CDS encoding glycosyltransferase family 39 protein — translation MSLLAQEHRSTITTRTGTLRRDVPVNAVQATETKPASSTERFAVWATWALLALGVVVRLVRYLLRFPLWGDEYLLAENFLTRDAADFLRPLDNGQMAPLGYLWLTWGSTWLFGVNEWALRLPALVAGVASLFTMRQFAVRVLPPLAAAFAVGLLAVAYYPIRHAVEMKPYALDLCWSAVLLWLAVAWWQRPTERRWLWALALVAPVAIATSFPAVFVCGAVSLLLLAGLVQRRQWRDVLPMAAYAVAMLGTFSVIYKLSTAAQNDRVGDAMRVMWGYSFPPPLSEPLNWLEWMLSTHTGKMFAYPFGDHNFGSSLTTLLAIAGVVTSWRDRQRWLVGFCLATFGLGYVAAALHKYPYGNNERIVQYLGPWICLLAGTGLAALVERLPTLASSRARWIAAGVLAVCGTGIIVRDVSRPYSDWRDWQHRGFARWFWNQPAGAGPLVCASTDLGYELFPGVGHPIYKVSQRIHSPAHRTPTTGQGIKRLPVGGPVRVVVYRQSHDALRLDRWFAWMTAMSAHWQLSGYEEHRGALLEYETPSNLYGIYGIYHFTPRPATAAKTSDVR, via the coding sequence GTGTCGCTGCTGGCGCAAGAGCATCGTTCGACGATCACGACACGCACCGGCACATTGCGCCGCGACGTGCCGGTGAATGCCGTTCAGGCGACCGAGACAAAGCCGGCCTCTTCGACCGAACGATTTGCCGTATGGGCGACGTGGGCGCTGTTGGCCCTGGGCGTGGTCGTCCGATTGGTGCGGTATCTGCTTCGCTTTCCCTTGTGGGGCGATGAATACCTGCTGGCCGAGAACTTTCTGACGCGCGACGCGGCCGACTTCTTGCGACCGTTGGACAATGGCCAGATGGCGCCACTGGGCTACCTGTGGCTGACGTGGGGCTCGACCTGGCTGTTCGGTGTGAATGAATGGGCGCTGCGGTTGCCGGCGCTGGTGGCCGGAGTGGCCAGCTTGTTCACCATGCGCCAATTCGCGGTGCGCGTGTTGCCGCCTCTGGCGGCGGCATTTGCCGTTGGGCTACTGGCAGTGGCGTACTATCCGATTCGCCATGCGGTCGAGATGAAGCCCTATGCGCTCGACCTGTGCTGGTCGGCGGTGTTGCTGTGGCTGGCCGTCGCGTGGTGGCAGCGGCCGACCGAGCGCCGCTGGCTGTGGGCCTTGGCCCTGGTTGCGCCAGTGGCGATTGCGACTTCGTTCCCAGCAGTGTTTGTTTGCGGCGCGGTCAGCCTGCTTCTGTTGGCCGGTCTGGTGCAACGTCGCCAGTGGCGCGACGTGTTGCCGATGGCGGCTTATGCCGTGGCGATGCTTGGCACGTTTAGTGTGATTTACAAGTTGTCGACCGCGGCACAGAACGACCGTGTGGGAGACGCCATGCGGGTGATGTGGGGCTACAGCTTTCCGCCACCGCTCAGCGAACCACTGAACTGGCTCGAATGGATGCTCAGCACGCACACGGGCAAGATGTTTGCCTATCCGTTTGGCGATCACAACTTCGGCAGCTCGCTGACGACGCTGTTGGCCATTGCTGGTGTGGTGACTAGTTGGCGGGACAGGCAGCGTTGGCTCGTGGGGTTTTGTCTGGCGACGTTCGGCCTGGGCTATGTGGCCGCGGCGCTGCATAAGTACCCGTACGGCAACAACGAGCGGATCGTGCAATATCTGGGGCCATGGATTTGCCTGTTGGCCGGCACGGGGCTGGCGGCGCTGGTCGAGCGATTGCCGACGCTCGCGTCGAGCAGGGCGCGCTGGATCGCGGCGGGCGTCCTAGCGGTGTGTGGCACGGGGATCATCGTGCGCGACGTGTCACGCCCGTACAGCGATTGGCGCGACTGGCAACATCGGGGCTTTGCCCGCTGGTTTTGGAATCAGCCGGCCGGCGCGGGGCCGCTGGTCTGTGCCTCGACCGACCTGGGCTACGAGCTGTTTCCCGGCGTTGGTCACCCGATCTACAAGGTCAGCCAGCGGATTCATTCGCCGGCGCATCGCACGCCAACTACGGGGCAGGGAATTAAGCGATTGCCAGTGGGCGGGCCGGTGCGTGTGGTCGTCTATCGCCAGTCGCACGACGCGCTGCGGCTGGATCGTTGGTTCGCCTGGATGACGGCCATGAGCGCCCACTGGCAACTGTCAGGTTACGAAGAACACCGCGGGGCGCTGTTGGAGTACGAAACGCCCAGCAACTTGTACGGCATCTACGGCATTTACCACTTCACGCCTCGGCCGGCGACCGCCGCAAAGACGAGCGACGTCCGTTGA
- a CDS encoding LptF/LptG family permease, whose translation MRTITRYALFEVLKIFLVSLFLLTTLFIIYVVFREAKDRGLDPRQVVRILPYALPEALRFTVPATILFAVSSVYGRMSGSNEVVALKSLGISPMVVLWPVFWLAAALSLSTVLLNDVAVSWGKDNIRRVVVESIEEIAYSMLRANHSFNTPLFSIIVKRVDGRRLIEPTITVQSRGQGGPTITLTAAEAELRANTKDNLLSIICRRGTLHVEGQTRYWFDDSFEHSVPLDAAGPDGDMEIPPSQLPMSLLPQRTREREQLIAHSQQTRAAREAFSLMTGDFAALSDGDAQYAAHELFLNRCKLYRLYTEPHRRWSNGFSCLCFVLIGAPLAIYWRNADVMTSFFACFFPVIVIYYPLLALGVEQSKNGTLPPISVWLGNVVLGLMGLFILRRVIRY comes from the coding sequence ATGCGCACGATCACCCGCTATGCCCTGTTTGAAGTTCTGAAGATCTTCCTGGTCTCGCTGTTCCTGCTGACGACGTTGTTCATCATTTACGTCGTCTTCCGCGAAGCGAAGGACCGGGGGCTCGATCCGCGCCAGGTCGTGCGCATTCTCCCCTATGCCTTGCCCGAGGCCTTGCGGTTCACCGTGCCGGCCACGATTTTGTTCGCTGTCAGTAGCGTCTATGGGCGGATGTCCGGCTCGAACGAAGTGGTAGCTCTCAAGTCGTTGGGCATCAGTCCGATGGTAGTACTGTGGCCGGTCTTCTGGCTGGCTGCGGCGCTGAGCTTGAGCACCGTGTTGCTGAACGACGTGGCGGTGTCGTGGGGCAAGGACAATATTCGCCGCGTGGTCGTGGAAAGCATCGAGGAAATCGCCTACAGCATGCTGCGGGCGAATCATTCGTTTAACACGCCGCTGTTTTCGATCATCGTCAAGCGCGTTGACGGTCGCCGGCTGATCGAGCCGACGATCACCGTCCAATCGCGCGGCCAGGGAGGACCGACGATCACGCTGACGGCGGCCGAGGCCGAGCTGCGCGCGAACACCAAGGACAACCTGCTGTCGATCATTTGCCGGCGCGGAACGCTGCACGTCGAAGGTCAGACGCGGTACTGGTTTGACGACTCGTTCGAGCATTCGGTGCCGTTGGACGCCGCCGGACCCGACGGCGACATGGAGATCCCGCCGTCGCAGTTGCCCATGTCGCTGCTGCCGCAAAGGACACGCGAACGCGAGCAGTTGATCGCGCATTCACAGCAAACCCGCGCCGCGCGCGAAGCGTTTTCCTTGATGACCGGGGACTTCGCGGCGCTTTCCGACGGCGACGCGCAATATGCCGCGCATGAACTGTTCTTGAACCGGTGCAAGTTGTATCGGCTGTACACCGAGCCACACCGTCGCTGGTCGAACGGGTTTAGTTGCCTGTGCTTTGTGCTGATCGGCGCGCCACTGGCCATTTACTGGCGCAATGCCGACGTGATGACCAGCTTCTTCGCCTGCTTCTTTCCGGTGATCGTCATCTATTACCCGTTGTTGGCGCTGGGGGTCGAGCAGTCGAAGAACGGAACCTTGCCGCCGATTTCGGTTTGGCTAGGGAACGTGGTGCTGGGCTTGATGGGGCTGTTCATCCTGCGGCGCGTGATTCGGTACTAA
- a CDS encoding glycosyltransferase: protein MDALSIIVVPRALTETVDRFLPALREQLAQLNRPAELFCLENAGHPSPPSAIRRLHDQFPEVRLLSIDPPLGVSAAVGAALARASHDTLVCLDGSGHLPIAELPRLLSRLVRADTVFALPRCRGARRWRRSIERRWNALRHGCDLDRSIGWTWAARREALNHVSFVTRGIGDLARQIARHGFRLGQIHVDCAADVAPVDERAWRTCPLDASVTINCQEHLPQRPPARRVAA, encoded by the coding sequence ATGGATGCGCTCTCGATCATTGTCGTCCCACGCGCGCTGACCGAAACGGTCGACCGCTTTCTGCCTGCGCTGCGCGAGCAGCTAGCCCAGCTCAATCGGCCGGCCGAGCTGTTTTGCCTGGAAAACGCGGGGCATCCCAGCCCCCCGTCGGCCATCCGCCGGCTGCACGACCAGTTTCCAGAGGTGCGTTTGCTGTCGATCGACCCGCCGCTGGGTGTGTCGGCCGCAGTCGGCGCGGCCTTGGCCCGCGCGTCGCACGACACGCTCGTCTGTCTCGACGGCTCGGGGCACTTGCCTATCGCCGAGCTGCCCCGCCTGTTGTCGCGTCTGGTTCGGGCCGACACGGTCTTTGCCCTGCCCCGCTGTCGCGGCGCACGCCGCTGGCGGCGGAGCATCGAACGGCGCTGGAACGCCTTACGCCACGGTTGTGACCTCGATCGGTCGATCGGCTGGACCTGGGCCGCGCGACGCGAAGCGTTGAACCACGTCAGCTTCGTCACTCGCGGGATTGGCGACTTGGCCCGGCAGATAGCCCGACACGGCTTCCGGCTGGGCCAGATTCACGTCGACTGCGCGGCCGACGTCGCACCGGTCGACGAGCGCGCCTGGCGGACGTGCCCGCTGGATGCCAGTGTCACGATCAATTGTCAGGAGCACCTGCCCCAGCGGCCCCCG